One region of Zingiber officinale cultivar Zhangliang chromosome 7B, Zo_v1.1, whole genome shotgun sequence genomic DNA includes:
- the LOC122007145 gene encoding PHD finger protein 11-like isoform X1 translates to MERSQLSRLGIPTLDVCFATIFHDALILRSQNAPRRAATASEAWFVCWRGGESDGEIQGPSQALVLHFPPIQKRQASGPMYCYKDGKLTALEEANQPDGIYVHEKCVVWAPQVYFSREIVKNFELEIKRASKLKCSKCGLKGAALGCDLIYLLPTDS, encoded by the exons ATGGAACGATCTCAACTCTCGCGATTAGGAATCCCAACCCTCGATGTGTGTTTTGCCACCATTTTCCACGATGCCCTAATCCTGAGAAG TCAGAATGCTCCGAGAAGAGCTGCAACTGCTTCAGAAGCCTGGTTCGTATGTTGGAGAGGTGGTGAAAGTGATGGGGAAATCCAAGGTCCTAGTCAAG CATTGGTACTACATTTTCCTCCGATTCAAAAAAGGCAG GCTTCTGGACCTATGTATTGCTACAAAGATGGAAAACTCACTGCATTGGAGGAAGCAAACCAACCTGATGGAATATATGTTCATGAAAAGTGCGTTGTATG GGCTCCCCAAGTGTATTTTTCTAGAGAAATCGTGAAAAACTTTGAGTTAGAAATAAAGCGAGCATCAAAGTTAAAATGCAGCAAATGTGGGTTGAAAGGTGCTGCTCTTGGTTGTGATCTCATTTATTTATTGCCTACAGACTCTTGA
- the LOC122007145 gene encoding uncharacterized protein LOC122007145 isoform X3 translates to MERSQLSRLGIPTLDVCFATIFHDALILRSQNAPRRAATASEAWFVCWRGGESDGEIQGPSQALVLHFPPIQKRLLDLCIATKMENSLHWRKQTNLMEYMFMKSALYDS, encoded by the exons ATGGAACGATCTCAACTCTCGCGATTAGGAATCCCAACCCTCGATGTGTGTTTTGCCACCATTTTCCACGATGCCCTAATCCTGAGAAG TCAGAATGCTCCGAGAAGAGCTGCAACTGCTTCAGAAGCCTGGTTCGTATGTTGGAGAGGTGGTGAAAGTGATGGGGAAATCCAAGGTCCTAGTCAAG CATTGGTACTACATTTTCCTCCGATTCAAAAAAG GCTTCTGGACCTATGTATTGCTACAAAGATGGAAAACTCACTGCATTGGAGGAAGCAAACCAACCTGATGGAATATATGTTCATGAAAAGTGCGTTGTATG ACTCTTGA
- the LOC122007145 gene encoding uncharacterized protein LOC122007145 isoform X4: protein MERSQLSRLGIPTLDVCFATIFHDALILRSQNAPRRAATASEAWFVCWRGGESDGEIQGPSQALVLHFPPIQKRQASGPMYCYKDGKLTALEEANQPDGIYVHEKCVV, encoded by the exons ATGGAACGATCTCAACTCTCGCGATTAGGAATCCCAACCCTCGATGTGTGTTTTGCCACCATTTTCCACGATGCCCTAATCCTGAGAAG TCAGAATGCTCCGAGAAGAGCTGCAACTGCTTCAGAAGCCTGGTTCGTATGTTGGAGAGGTGGTGAAAGTGATGGGGAAATCCAAGGTCCTAGTCAAG CATTGGTACTACATTTTCCTCCGATTCAAAAAAGGCAG GCTTCTGGACCTATGTATTGCTACAAAGATGGAAAACTCACTGCATTGGAGGAAGCAAACCAACCTGATGGAATATATGTTCATGAAAAGTGCGTTGTATG A
- the LOC122007146 gene encoding probable CCR4-associated factor 1 homolog 7: MSNEDKAAAAAAVEIRDVWADNLDAEIAMIREIVDDFPFVAMDTEFPGIAIRPLGVFKCFADSNYHVLRANVDLLHLIQLGLTFTNGAGLLPTSSWGRPIVWQFNFREFDVENDISNPESIELLTKSGIDFIKNREFGVDAKRFAELLMSSGVVLNHSVSWVTFHCPYDFGYLLKILTCRMLPETREEFHQLVKIFFPVLYDIKHLMRFSNYLHGGLNKLAEQLAVERIGISHQAGSDSLLTARVFQKLRETYFNGAIEGYSGVMYGLDTD, translated from the coding sequence ATGTCGAACGAGGACaaagccgccgccgccgccgcagtcGAGATCCGTGACGTTTGGGCCGACAACCTGGACGCCGAGATCGCTATGATCCGCGAGATCGTCGACGACTTCCCCTTCGTTGCCATGGACACGGAGTTCCCTGGCATCGCCATCCGCCCCCTTGGCGTCTTCAAGTGCTTCGCTGACAGTAACTACCATGTCCTCCGGGCCAACGTCGACCTCCTGCACCTGATCCAGCTCGGCCTTACCTTTACCAATGGTGCGGGGTTACTCCCTACCTCCTCCTGGGGGCGCCCTATCGTCTGGCAGTTTAACTTCAGGGAATTTGATGTGGAGAACGATATCAGCAACCCTGAATCCATCGAGCTCTTGACCAAGTCGGGcattgatttcatcaagaaccgGGAGTTTGGGGTCGACGCCAAGCGCTTCGCTGAGCTCCTCATGTCGTCTGGCGTTGTCCTCAATCATTCTGTTAGCTGGGTGACTTTTCATTGTCCTTATGACTTTGGTTACCTCCTAAAGATCCTAACCTGCAGAATGCTGCCTGAGACTCGAGAGGAGTTCCATCAACTCGTCAAGATTTTCTTCCCTGTCCTATATGACATCAAGCATCTTATGAGGTTTTCAAACTACCTCCATGGAGGGCTTAACAAGCTTGCTGAACAATTGGCAGTCGAAAGGATAGGTATCTCTCATCAAGCTGGTTCAGATAGTTTGCTTACTGCTCGGGTATTCCAAAAGCTTAGAGAGACATACTTCAATGGGGCAATTGAGGGATACTCGGGGGTCATGTATGGGCTTGATACTGATTGA
- the LOC122007145 gene encoding uncharacterized protein LOC122007145 isoform X2 produces MERSQLSRLGIPTLDVCFATIFHDALILRSQNAPRRAATASEAWFVCWRGGESDGEIQGPSQALVLHFPPIQKRLLDLCIATKMENSLHWRKQTNLMEYMFMKSALYGLPKCIFLEKS; encoded by the exons ATGGAACGATCTCAACTCTCGCGATTAGGAATCCCAACCCTCGATGTGTGTTTTGCCACCATTTTCCACGATGCCCTAATCCTGAGAAG TCAGAATGCTCCGAGAAGAGCTGCAACTGCTTCAGAAGCCTGGTTCGTATGTTGGAGAGGTGGTGAAAGTGATGGGGAAATCCAAGGTCCTAGTCAAG CATTGGTACTACATTTTCCTCCGATTCAAAAAAG GCTTCTGGACCTATGTATTGCTACAAAGATGGAAAACTCACTGCATTGGAGGAAGCAAACCAACCTGATGGAATATATGTTCATGAAAAGTGCGTTGTATG GGCTCCCCAAGTGTATTTTTCTAGAGAAATCGTGA